A stretch of the Aegilops tauschii subsp. strangulata cultivar AL8/78 chromosome 4, Aet v6.0, whole genome shotgun sequence genome encodes the following:
- the LOC109746802 gene encoding non-specific lipid transfer protein GPI-anchored 13 — translation MAAKAVQWPVMVVVVMMGAAVASVGADMDADRSECAEQLVGLAPCLQYVQGQARSPAPDCCGGLSQVLDKSPKCLCVLVKDKDDPNLGIKINASLALALPSACGNTKANVSHCPQLLHLPPNSKDAAIFSPGGDKGTAAAPAKDNTASTANSRAQQAASAGTASSTATAGVALAALLAGYLALLLPADFLATAATF, via the exons ATGGCGGCGAAGGCGGTGCAGTGGccggtgatggtggtggtggtgatgatggggGCGGCGGTGGCTAGCGTGGGAGCGGACATGGACGCGGACCGGAGCGAGTGCGCAGAGCAGCTGGTGGGGCTGGCGCCGTGTCTGCAGTACGTGCAGGGGCAGGCGCGGTCGCCGGCGCCGGACTGCTGCGGCGGGCTGAGCCAGGTGCTGGACAAGAGCCCCAAGTGCCTGTGCGTGCTGGTCAAGGACAAGGACGACCCCAACCTGGGCATCAAGATCAACGCCTCCCTCGCGCTCGCCCTCCCCTCCGCCTGCGGCAACACCAAGGCCAACGTCTCCCACTGCCCAC AGCTGCTGCACCTCCCTCCGAACTCCAAGGACGCCGCCATCTTCAGCCCCGGCGGCGACAAGGGCACCGCTGCAGCTCCAG CCAAGGACAACACGGCGTCGACGGCCAACTCCCGCGCGCAGCAGGCGGCCAGCGCCGGCACCGCCTCCTCGACAGCGACCGCCGGCGTCGCACTGGCGGCGTTGCTCGCCGGCTACCTTGCGCTACTCCTGCCCGCGGACTTCCTGGCCACCGCCGCCACCTTCTAG